The following nucleotide sequence is from Alteromonas sp. V450.
TTGGCTTTGGTCAGACTGTTGACCCTCATTATCGTCTTGCTGACCACTCTGGTCGTTTGAACCTTCCTGATTGTTTTGGTCTTCTGATTGCTTATTGTCATCAGAGTTATCAGAGTCATCAGAGTTATCAGAGCTATCTTGGCCATTATTCTGCGAGTCACTCTGTTCGCCATCATCACCCTTTTCGCTTTGGTTTTGCTCCTGATTTTGCTGTTGCTGCTGTTGAAGCAAATCCTCGACAATCTTTTTATTGGTTCTTGCATCGTTAAAGTCGGGGGCTTCATTTAACGCCTGCTCATATTTCTTAATAGCATCTTCAAGCTTGCCGAGTTTTGCCAGTGCATTACCTTGGTTGTAAAGGCTCTCGGGACCAGGAATGCTTTTGAAGGCATTTAATGCACCTTCGTAGTCACCTGATTTATAAAGTGATGATGCTTTCCAAGTGTCGTCATTAAACTGATTAACGGCGTCTTTGTATTTACCTCTTTGGTAGCTGTTTAATGCTTCCTGATTGTCGTTCATAAATGGCGTTTGCCACCATGAAAGTGAGTCGGGTTTGTTTGCCGTCTCCTTTGCGACCTGAGCTCCAGTGACGACCGAAGGCTCAGCATCCTGCAAGGCATGAGCGTTCTTCATCACAGTGGGGCTAATAAGACCAACGAATACAATAAATACTAATCCGCGTTTGAAGGCGAAGGCGGCAAACGGAAGAAGTATAAGCAGCAAGTAAGGGCCAACTTCTTTCCACTGGTCTCCTTGTAAATTACTCTCTTCTTCGTTCTCTTCGCTGTCGCTTTTATCCAGCAGAGATACCGAAGCGAGGGCATTAATGTCGGTGTCGTTGGCTGTAAAAGATTCAAAGCGTCCGCCGCTCGCTTTAACCACACCTTTCACTGCGTCTTCATTTAACTTGGGAATAACGATGCTGCCGGTGAAGTCTTTCAAGAGCTCGCCGCTTTGCTGGCGAATAGGGGCGCCTTCAGATGTCCCAACGGTAAGTGCATTTACTGTAAAAGGAATAGAAGCCACATACTCTTGAAGCTCTTGTTGTTGCTCTAACTCTATGCCATCAGTTATCCAGTAAATCATGCCTGAGTTATATCCGGCATTAGTAAGTAGTTCAGACGCACTTTCTATACCTAGCAGAGGGTCGCTGCCTGGCACGGGCATAATTTCCGGTGACAGGCTTGGGATTAGGGTTGTGATATTTCCTGCGTCTTCGGTTAAGGGGCTAATGACAAACGCATCGCCAGCGTAAGCAACCAAGCCCATTTCACCTTCACCAATAGCGTTAACGAGATCTATGGCTTTATATTTGGCGCGCGTGAGCCGGTCTGGCGTCATATCGGTAGCGCGCATTGAAAGCGACATATCTACAACGATAACGTGCCCTACTTTTAACTGGTAAACCGGCTGCGGCAGGCGTTCCCACGTTGGGCCAGCGAGTGCTATCACACTTACAATCCACACAAAAGCAAGCATCCACATTGGTGGTTTTGTGCCCATTTCACTTTTTCCAATCACCATGTATTGATATAGGTGTGCAGGGATCACAGATTGCCAGCCCGATTGTTTAGCCGTGGTTTTTCTAATTAAAAGCACAAGCAACATCAAGGGAGCGAGCGCGATAAACCATTCGGGGCGTAAAAAATGAAATTGATTTAAGAAGTCGAATTCCATTATTTCGTCTCCCTATTTATTTGAGCTGCTTGGGCCGCTTGTATTGCATTAGCGGAATTCGGGTGCTGCGCGGACAAATTAATTCGTCTTTGTGTGAAGTAGCGAAATGTTGATAAAAGAACCGCGAACAATGCCCATAGTGCTGACAACAGTATCGCCGCACTAAGGGGATAGTAAAACAGTGCGCTTAATGGACGCATTTTACGCGTTTCACCTTCAATAGGCTCAAGGGCGTCAAGTTGTTGATAAATAGCCTGAAGTTCCTGGGCATTTCGAGCCCTAAAATATTGGCCGCCAGTGCTAGTCGCAATGTCGGTTAACATGCCTTCATCAAGTTCTTGCGATGGGTTTATTTGTCGGCTGCCGAAAAAGCTTTGGATCAGCATTTTATCTGCGCCTACGCCAATAGTGTAAACCTTCACACCCTTGCTAATTGCCAACTCTTTAGCCTGCTCGGGTGTAATATTTCCTGCAGTATTTTGCCCATCGGTAAGAAGAATTAAAACGTTGTTAGACTCTTCCCGTTCGTCAAAGCGCTTAACCGCTAAACCTATCGCATCGCCTATGGCCGTTTGTTCGCCAACCAATCCAATGACAGCTTCACTGAGAAGTGTAGAAACCGTATCTCTGTCATAGGTGAGCGGCGCTTGAACGTAGGCGGTATCGGCAAATAAGATAAGGCCAATTCTGTCGCCTACGCGACGTTGAATAAAGTCATAAACCACCGACTTCGTCATGGTTAAACGGTTAACTTGTCGGCCGTTTAGCTGCATGTCATCTATCTTCATACTGCCCGATAAGTCTACCGCTAACATCATTTCCCGACCTTCGTTCGGTATACTAACAGGCTCTCCTAACCATTGAGGGCGCGCGGCAGCCGTTACGAGCAGCAGCCATATCAAGCTACTTATCACTAGCGGAATTTTGGTTTGTTTCAACTGGGTTTGCTCTGACACATCGCCAGGTCGCAAACTTGGAACCCGCAATGCAGCCATGGGCATGTCTTGTGCTTTTTTAGAAAGCAGGCGTACGATAATAGGCAAGGGCAGTACAAAAAAGACCCACCACCAAGCAAAGTTAAGCATGATGCGGCTCCTTGGCTTGTTTATCATGAGAGCTGCCATTGTTTAGACCGCCACCATTCACACCGCCTTTAGCCCCCTTGTTTTTTGGCAGTTTGGCTTTTGAAAGCCACTTTTTTACCGCCCCTTTGCAGGTTTCAAAATCATTTGGGTTGGGGGTGGCTTGATAAACAGTGCTTACTAACAAACCTAAATCACTTTCAAGTTTGCTATCACTACTTTTCAATGCAGAGGTTAAGAACGCTTGCCACTGTTTACCGTATAACCCTGCTACCTGCTGAGTTGGGTAATAGCTCATAGCCGTGCGTTTTAGAATTGAGTTTAACGCCACCGGCCAATTACCTTGTTGTGCTGAAACCGATTCAAGTAAGGCTAGAGCTTGCTTACGCGCCTTGTTATGACGTAGGTGAGCAGTGATCGCTTTATACAGGCAAAATAGAGCAAGTAAGACTACTGCGATAGCGACCCACCATCCCCAATCTAATGGCCAAATGTTGACCTCTGTAGGTACGTGTATGTCGCGCAGTTGAGCAAGTGGGTCTTGCTGCTGAGGGGGCACTGGCATTTGGTTTGCCGGTGGCATCGATTGAGCAGCTGATTTTGTGTAACTAGATAGAAAGTTTGATAAAAAATGGGTTGAAAGAATACTGCTATACATTAATAAAGCTCCAACCGTTGTTCTTGCTGCATACTCTGAAGCTGTTCATCTAAAGGAAGGCCCGCTGAAACGCTGAATCGAGCGATATTGCTTTTGCGCAAGGTGTTGTTTATCGCGCTGTTGTGTTCGCTGCGCCACTTTTGATACTGCTGTTGCTCGGTATTGTCGCCTAACACCCAGCGTTGTTGGTTTTGTCCATCAGACACGCTGACGGTTTGTAATGAAGTGGTTTGTGGCAAGGCGTGTTCTATCGGGTCGTTAATTACGATGGCCCTCACTTCACAGTGTCGTGTTAGGTGACTTAAATGCTGAATAGCTTGGGTACTTAAATGCTGAAAGTCTGACACGAGATAAACCAGGCTCCCCGGCCTTGCTAATCGTCTTGCCCTAGCGCACGCATCGGCAAAAGCTTGTTCGTCTTTGACTTTGTCCGGCTTAGACTGCGCGCTCTGTTCGTGCAATGCCATAAGTTCATGACACACGTGCAGCACGGCTTTTTTTCGGGTAAGCGGTTTAATTTCTTTGTGCTGTTGCTGGTTAAATACCAGTGCGCCAACCTTGTCACCACGAGCGGCAGCAGACCAGCTAATCAATGAAGATACGTGCGCGGCTTGTACTGCTTTAGTAAGCAGTTGCGTGCCAAATGCCATTGAGGGTAGGTAGTCACAGAATAGAAAAACCGGGCGCTCTCGCTCTTCCCGATACACTTTAGTGTGAGTTTTACCCGTGCGCGCAGTAACGCGCCAATCGATAGCGCGAATATCATCACCAGGCTGATAATGACGGGCCTCATCAAACTCCATGCCCCGGCCTTTGTGCTTAGTGAGATAACTCCCTGCAAGTTTAGCTTGTGGCATACGTTTCGGCGCTAGGCTAAAAAGCTTAGCTAACTGCTGATAGCGAAGTAGCTCCGCGGTAGACAGTGACACCCCGTTACTTTGCAGCTTGTCTAGTTGCGCTTGTACATTCACCATAACTTAAGGAACTGCGACAGTTGCAACTATTTTGTCAAGTACGTCGTTAATCGTTACGCCTTCAGCTTCGGCTTGATATGACAGAATAATGCGATGGCGAAGTACGTTGTGCACCACAGCTTGTATATCATCTGGGCCTACAAAATCTCTGCCGCTAAGCCATGCGTGAGCGCGAGCACAGCGATCTAAGCTGATGGTTGCACGTGGGCTTGTTCCCATTGCTATCCATTGGCCTAATTCTGCGTCAAAATTTGCAGGCTGTCGTGTAGCCATAATTAGCTGAACTAAATACTGTTCTAACTCAGGCGCCATATACAAAGACAACGCTTCTTTACGCGATGTGAAAATATCGTCTTGTGTGAGCGTAGGTGGCGTAACAGGTGGTTCTGAAAGCGCTTCACCTCGGGTCAAACGCAATATTTCTAGCTCTGTCTCGGCACCGGGGTAGTCGATATCCACGTGCATTAAGAACCGGTCTAGCTGTGCTTCAGGGAGTGGATAAGTTCCTTCTTGCTCTAGCGGGTTTTGCGTTGCCATTACTAAAAATAGCGGAGGAAGAGGGTAGGTTTTACTGCCCACCGTAATTTGACGTTCTGCCATGGCTTCAAGCAGGGCTGACTGTACTTTCGCAGGTGCACGGTTGATTTCGTCGGCTAGCACTAAGTTGTGAAAAAGCGGCCCTTTCTGAAAAACAAACTCACCGGTCTCGGGACGGTATATGTCTGTTCCGGTTAAATCGGCAGGCAAAAGGTCTGGGGTAAATTGCACGCGATGGAAGTCTCCGTCAATACCGTTAGCAAGTGCATTGATTGCGCGTGTTTTTGCAAGCCCTGGAGGACCTTCTACCAGAAGGTGTCCGTCAGCCAAAAGCGCGATAAGAAGGCTTTTGGTTAACGCATGTTGTCCAATAATTTGCTGATCTAAATAAGCATGTAACTGCTGAAATTGCGCTGCTGCCATATTGCAAAATTTCCGTTTGTGTTCTCGTTATCAGGAAGTGTCATTAAAACGAATGCGCCTATGAATTCTTAAAAAAGTGATCGCTTAGCTAAAAAGTGAACTACTCATCAATACAAATAGCGACTACCCGTCACAATGACACAAAACAGACTTTCATTTCCATATAAGGTTCATTCTATCTTTCTTCAAGTCGTCAAACAGCAATAAAAATAAGATATGTGATGGGGCACTCATCGTGGTGGCGTTAATTCGGTACGGAGTGAAGACGCGAATTCAAGGAGAAAGGCAAACTTTAGTTTCATTTATATTGCCCTTAATCCTGCATTATTTGCTATTTTGTTCATTGTTTGTAAAAATCGGGTTTATTACAGGTCAGACCACTTCGTGAGGTAAGCTCAAACAGAGGGTGGTCATTAATTTAGGTGCATTATGGCAACAAAACAATCAGTTACTACCCGAGAGGGTGATCGCATCGCCATTGTCGCGGGGTTGCGTACTCCGTTTGCGAAGATGGCTACATATTTCCACGGTGTTCCGGCTGTTGATCTAGGTAAAATGGTCGTAAACGAACTTCTCGTTCGCCATGGTGTTCAAAAAGAGTGGGTTGATCAAGTTGTCTACGGTCAGGTAGTGCAAATGCCTGAAGCGCCAAACATTGCGCGCGAGATTGTGCTTGGTACAGGCATGAATATCCATACCGACGCTTACAGCGTATCTCGTGCATGTGCTACAAGCTTTCAGTCAGCGGTAAATATCGCTGAAAGCATGATGGCAGGTACGGTACAGGTGGGTATCGCTGGTGGTGCAGATTCAACGTCAGTGTCACCTATCGGTGTATCGAAGAACCTTGCGCGCGCGCTGGTAGATTTACAGAAAACCAAAACGTTGGGTCAAAAGCTAAACATCTTCAAGCGTTTAAGCCTAAAAGACTTAGCGCCAGTACCTCCTGCAGTCGCTGAGTACTCTACAGGTTTGTCGATGGGGCAAACAGCAGAGCAGATGGCAAAAACACATCAAATTTCTCGCGAAGAGCAAGACAAGCTTGCACATCGCTCGCACAGCCTGGCCGCTGAAAGCTGGGAAGCAGGTAAGCTGTCTAGTGAAGTGATGACTGCTTACGCAGAACCGTACAAAGGAGCGCTTGAGCGCGATAACAACGTACGCTTCGATTCTAAGCTTGAAGGCTACGCGAAACTTCGCCCAGTATTTGATAAAAAATACGGCTCGGTAACAGCGGCAAACGCCACACCGCTTACCGACGGCGCTTCTGCCGTGCTGATGATGACAGAAAGCCGAGCGAAAGAACTAGGCTATACGCCGCTGGGTTACATCAAGAGCTACGCGTTCTCGGCAATCGACGTGTGGGAAGACATGCTAATGGGGCCGTCGTATGCGACACCTATTGCGCTAGACCGCGCAGGCATGACGTTAACTGACTTAACGCTAATTGAAATGCACGAAGCGTTTGCAGCGCAAACCTTGGCAAACGTTAAGATGTTCGCAAGTGACAAGTTCGCTAAAGAGAAACTTGGCCGCGACAAAGCGACGGGCGAAATTGACATGGACAAGTTCAACGTAATGGGTAGTTCAATTGCCTATGGTCACCCGTTTGCTGCAACGGGTACTCGCATGATCACGCAAATGCTTAACGAACTAAATCGTCGTGGCGGTGGTACAGGCTTATTGACAGCATGTGCTGCGGGTGGTCTTGGTGCCGCAATGATTGTGGAGACAGAATAATATGAGTCAGGAACAAGAAATGACAAATGAAGTTCAGCCAACATCAGGCGCATTTACATTAACCAAGCAAGACAATGGTGTTGCTATTCTTAGCATGGACGTACCTGGCGAGAGCATGAATACGCTTAAAGCTGAGTTTGGCGATGAAATTTCTGCCATGCTTGACGATATAGAGCGCGACAGCAGCATCAAAGGTGTAGTACTCACAAGCGGCAAGCCAAGCTCATTTGTAGCGGGTGCCGATATCACCATGCTAGCAGCTTGCAAAACCGCTGAAGACGCCACAACTATCGCCGCTGGCGGCCAAGCTATTTTCGATAGAATTGAAAACATGAAGGCGACCTTTGTTGCGGCTATCCATGGCCCAGCGTTAGGCGGTGGTTTAGAGCTTGCGCTTGCATGTCACTATCGCGTATGTACCGATTCACCTAGTACTCAGGTAGGTCTACCGGAAGTGCAGCTTGGCTTGTTGCCGGGCAGCGGTGGTACACAGCGCCTTCCTCGCTTAATTGGTGTTCAGCAAGCGATGAAGATGATGCTTACTGGTTCACCTGCACGCGCTAAACAAGCTAAAAAGTACGGCATTGTTGATGAAGTGGTGCCACACAGCGTGCTTTTGAAGGTTGCTGAACAGTTTGCGCTTAAACGCAAACCAGAACGTGAAGCGCCGCAAAAGAGCGTTATGGACAAAGTGTTAGAGAAAACCGGCCCAGGCCGAAACATGATGTTCAAAAAAGCGCGGGAAGCGACGTTTGCAAAAACCAAAGGTAATTATCCAGCGCCAGGTTACATTATTGATGTTATTGAAACGGGCATGAACGAAGGGATGAAAGCGGGGCTTAAAGCCGAAGCTGAAGCCTTTGGTAAGCTAGTGATGACGCCGGAATCTTTCCAGTTACGTCAGATTTTCTTCGCTACCACAGAAATGAAGAAAGAAAACGGCGTTGAAGGTGTGAAACCTGAAAAAATGAAGAAAGTAGGTGTACTTGGTGGCGGTTTAATGGGCGGTGGTATTGCCTATGTAACGTCGACCAAAGCAGGTGTACCCGTACGTATTAAAGACGTGCGTGCTGAAGGCATCGCCAACGCGATGAAATATAGCTATGACATCTTAAACAAAAAAGTGAAGAAGCGTTTCATGCGTAACAGCGAAATGCAGAAGCAGTTAGCGCTTCTTACCGGTACGCTTGATTACAGCGGTTACCAGGATGCTGATATCGTGGTTGAGGCGGTTTTCGAAGATTTAGATCTTAAGCAAAAAATGGTGGCGGATATTGAAGAAAACTGCAAAGAAAGCACGATTTTCGCGTCTAACACCTCGTCTATTCCTATTACGCAAATTGCAGCTAAAGCAGCACGTCCTGAAAACGTGATTGGTCTGCATTATTTCTCGCCAGTAGACAAAATGCCTTTGGCCGAAGTTATTGCTCACGACAAAACGTCTGATCAAGTCATCTCATCAACGGTAGAGTTTGCTAAGAAGCAAGGCAAAACGCCGGTTGTTGTTAAAGACGGTGCGGGTTTCTATGTAAACCGTATTTTAGCGCCTTACATGAATGAAGCAGCAAACCTTATTCTTGACGGTGAGCCTATCGAGCATATCGACAAGTCACTGGTTAAGTTTGGCTTCCCTGTAGGCCCAGTGAAACTGCTTGATGAAGTGGGTATTGATGTTGGCACTAAGATCATCCCATTCCTTGTAGAGGCGTTCGGCGAGCGCTTCACTGCGCCTAGTGCTTTCGATAAAGTGCTTGCAGACGGCAGAAAAGGTAAAAAGAACCAGAAAGGGTTTTATTCTTACGAAGGCAAAAAGCCAGGTAAAGAAGTGGACGAGTCAATCTACGAACTACTGGGTCTTTCACCTTCTGCCAAACTAAGCGAAAAGGAAGTAGCGGAACGCTGTGTATTAATGATGCTTAACGAAGCGGCACGCTGTTTAGATGAAGGCGTTATTCGCAATGCACGCGACGGCGACATTGGCGC
It contains:
- a CDS encoding DUF58 domain-containing protein, whose product is MVNVQAQLDKLQSNGVSLSTAELLRYQQLAKLFSLAPKRMPQAKLAGSYLTKHKGRGMEFDEARHYQPGDDIRAIDWRVTARTGKTHTKVYREERERPVFLFCDYLPSMAFGTQLLTKAVQAAHVSSLISWSAAARGDKVGALVFNQQQHKEIKPLTRKKAVLHVCHELMALHEQSAQSKPDKVKDEQAFADACARARRLARPGSLVYLVSDFQHLSTQAIQHLSHLTRHCEVRAIVINDPIEHALPQTTSLQTVSVSDGQNQQRWVLGDNTEQQQYQKWRSEHNSAINNTLRKSNIARFSVSAGLPLDEQLQSMQQEQRLELY
- a CDS encoding MoxR family ATPase, whose translation is MAAAQFQQLHAYLDQQIIGQHALTKSLLIALLADGHLLVEGPPGLAKTRAINALANGIDGDFHRVQFTPDLLPADLTGTDIYRPETGEFVFQKGPLFHNLVLADEINRAPAKVQSALLEAMAERQITVGSKTYPLPPLFLVMATQNPLEQEGTYPLPEAQLDRFLMHVDIDYPGAETELEILRLTRGEALSEPPVTPPTLTQDDIFTSRKEALSLYMAPELEQYLVQLIMATRQPANFDAELGQWIAMGTSPRATISLDRCARAHAWLSGRDFVGPDDIQAVVHNVLRHRIILSYQAEAEGVTINDVLDKIVATVAVP
- a CDS encoding VWA domain-containing protein, which gives rise to MLNFAWWWVFFVLPLPIIVRLLSKKAQDMPMAALRVPSLRPGDVSEQTQLKQTKIPLVISSLIWLLLVTAAARPQWLGEPVSIPNEGREMMLAVDLSGSMKIDDMQLNGRQVNRLTMTKSVVYDFIQRRVGDRIGLILFADTAYVQAPLTYDRDTVSTLLSEAVIGLVGEQTAIGDAIGLAVKRFDEREESNNVLILLTDGQNTAGNITPEQAKELAISKGVKVYTIGVGADKMLIQSFFGSRQINPSQELDEGMLTDIATSTGGQYFRARNAQELQAIYQQLDALEPIEGETRKMRPLSALFYYPLSAAILLSALWALFAVLLSTFRYFTQRRINLSAQHPNSANAIQAAQAAQINRETK
- the fadI gene encoding acetyl-CoA C-acyltransferase FadI, producing MATKQSVTTREGDRIAIVAGLRTPFAKMATYFHGVPAVDLGKMVVNELLVRHGVQKEWVDQVVYGQVVQMPEAPNIAREIVLGTGMNIHTDAYSVSRACATSFQSAVNIAESMMAGTVQVGIAGGADSTSVSPIGVSKNLARALVDLQKTKTLGQKLNIFKRLSLKDLAPVPPAVAEYSTGLSMGQTAEQMAKTHQISREEQDKLAHRSHSLAAESWEAGKLSSEVMTAYAEPYKGALERDNNVRFDSKLEGYAKLRPVFDKKYGSVTAANATPLTDGASAVLMMTESRAKELGYTPLGYIKSYAFSAIDVWEDMLMGPSYATPIALDRAGMTLTDLTLIEMHEAFAAQTLANVKMFASDKFAKEKLGRDKATGEIDMDKFNVMGSSIAYGHPFAATGTRMITQMLNELNRRGGGTGLLTACAAGGLGAAMIVETE
- a CDS encoding DUF4381 domain-containing protein; this translates as MYSSILSTHFLSNFLSSYTKSAAQSMPPANQMPVPPQQQDPLAQLRDIHVPTEVNIWPLDWGWWVAIAVVLLALFCLYKAITAHLRHNKARKQALALLESVSAQQGNWPVALNSILKRTAMSYYPTQQVAGLYGKQWQAFLTSALKSSDSKLESDLGLLVSTVYQATPNPNDFETCKGAVKKWLSKAKLPKNKGAKGGVNGGGLNNGSSHDKQAKEPHHA
- the fadJ gene encoding fatty acid oxidation complex subunit alpha FadJ, with translation MTNEVQPTSGAFTLTKQDNGVAILSMDVPGESMNTLKAEFGDEISAMLDDIERDSSIKGVVLTSGKPSSFVAGADITMLAACKTAEDATTIAAGGQAIFDRIENMKATFVAAIHGPALGGGLELALACHYRVCTDSPSTQVGLPEVQLGLLPGSGGTQRLPRLIGVQQAMKMMLTGSPARAKQAKKYGIVDEVVPHSVLLKVAEQFALKRKPEREAPQKSVMDKVLEKTGPGRNMMFKKAREATFAKTKGNYPAPGYIIDVIETGMNEGMKAGLKAEAEAFGKLVMTPESFQLRQIFFATTEMKKENGVEGVKPEKMKKVGVLGGGLMGGGIAYVTSTKAGVPVRIKDVRAEGIANAMKYSYDILNKKVKKRFMRNSEMQKQLALLTGTLDYSGYQDADIVVEAVFEDLDLKQKMVADIEENCKESTIFASNTSSIPITQIAAKAARPENVIGLHYFSPVDKMPLAEVIAHDKTSDQVISSTVEFAKKQGKTPVVVKDGAGFYVNRILAPYMNEAANLILDGEPIEHIDKSLVKFGFPVGPVKLLDEVGIDVGTKIIPFLVEAFGERFTAPSAFDKVLADGRKGKKNQKGFYSYEGKKPGKEVDESIYELLGLSPSAKLSEKEVAERCVLMMLNEAARCLDEGVIRNARDGDIGAIFGIGFPPFLGGPFRYMDTLGIKHLVARLNHYATAVGDKFAPADVLVNMAENDQKFYN
- a CDS encoding VWA domain-containing protein, yielding MEFDFLNQFHFLRPEWFIALAPLMLLVLLIRKTTAKQSGWQSVIPAHLYQYMVIGKSEMGTKPPMWMLAFVWIVSVIALAGPTWERLPQPVYQLKVGHVIVVDMSLSMRATDMTPDRLTRAKYKAIDLVNAIGEGEMGLVAYAGDAFVISPLTEDAGNITTLIPSLSPEIMPVPGSDPLLGIESASELLTNAGYNSGMIYWITDGIELEQQQELQEYVASIPFTVNALTVGTSEGAPIRQQSGELLKDFTGSIVIPKLNEDAVKGVVKASGGRFESFTANDTDINALASVSLLDKSDSEENEEESNLQGDQWKEVGPYLLLILLPFAAFAFKRGLVFIVFVGLISPTVMKNAHALQDAEPSVVTGAQVAKETANKPDSLSWWQTPFMNDNQEALNSYQRGKYKDAVNQFNDDTWKASSLYKSGDYEGALNAFKSIPGPESLYNQGNALAKLGKLEDAIKKYEQALNEAPDFNDARTNKKIVEDLLQQQQQQNQEQNQSEKGDDGEQSDSQNNGQDSSDNSDDSDNSDDNKQSEDQNNQEGSNDQSGQQDDNEGQQSDQSQANDEQQNSGDNSQQPDDSEMNSQNESSDSQQQNAEQEESEQGDSAQAQEDEQPAEQEAQAMQGQETELTDAEKEELQRMESLMRRVPDDPAFLLKRKMQLEAQKRKRQRMPSNRSDW